A genomic window from Populus alba chromosome 19, ASM523922v2, whole genome shotgun sequence includes:
- the LOC118039834 gene encoding DNA (cytosine-5)-methyltransferase 1 isoform X2, with the protein MGSSSILDTTTNDPVDNTISSSSSGMRKNKKGKQKSSVSNVKKEVPEKNTKGKKRNSLDTNKEEPTGGDGSLKRPKRAAACKDFKEKSVRLHEEKSCVVESKKEQVVDEEILAVRLTQGQEEGRPNRRLIDFVVHDENGNPQPLEMVEVDDMFISGIIMPHEESLDKEKEVHVRCDGFGRIEAWDISGYEDGSPVIWLSTEVADYDCIKPAGGYKKFFDHFFQKALACVEVYKKLSRFSGGNPEFTLDELLAGVVRAMSGNKCFSGAVSIKNFLISQGEFIYHQIIGLDETSKKNDKKFADLPVLVALRDESRNHGNVLIAKAANSGGNLVIGPESVDGAVVNQSNQSITTAEEDEDAKLARLLQEEEYWQSNMRQKKSRGSVSASNTIYIKINEDEIANDYPLPVFYKHSNEETDEYIAVASDDVIDHPDDLPRRMLHNWSLYNSDSRLISLELLPMKPCEDIDVTIFGSGSMTEDDGSGFCLDDGPDQSSSRGLEAQDDMGLPIFLSAIKEWMIEFGSSMIFISLRTDMAWYRLGKPSKQYASWYKPVLKTVKLARSIITLLKEQSRVSRLSFADVIRKVSEFKKDHHAYISSDLAAVERYVVVHGQIILQLFAEFPDQKIKKCAFVVGLTRKMEERHHTKWVVNKKAIVQKCHSNLNPRAAMDTVASGASKRKLMQATTTRLINRIWGEFYSNYSPEDLKEGNDCDVKEEDELEEQDENEDDDKEVVVEKTLKPYSVFEHCKSHTSQKEVRWDGNPVRKTSSGEDIYKQAIVCGQVIVVGAAVLVEVDEPDELPAIYFVEYMFETRNGSKMFHGRMMKWGSETVLGNTANDREVFLTNECMNYKLQDVKQAIILEVRKRPWGHHHRKDNANADRIDREKAEERKKKGLPLEYYCKSLYWPERGAFFTLPFDTMGLGSGVCHSCNLKISEEDKNISKVNSSQTGFSYKGIEYSVHDFVYVSPHQFAVESGETETFKGGRNVGLKPYAVCQLLEVVPMETKQSETRSTEVKVQRFFRPDDISPEKAYCSDIREIYYSEETHLLSVEVIEGKCEVRKKLDIPTCSAPAIFDHIFFCEHMYDPSNGSLKQLPAHIKTKFSAVSKDGDVASRKRKGKSKEGENDTEDDKQLEASPEYCLATLDIFAGCGGLSEGLQQAGVSTTKWAIEYEEPAGEAFKLNHAESLMFINNCNVILRAVMERCGDADDCISTSEAAKLASSLDAKVIDGLPLPGQVDFINGGPPCQGFSGMNRFNQSTWSKVQCEMILAFLSFADYFRPKYFLLENVRNFVSFNKGQTFRLTIASLLQMGYQVRFGILEAGAYGVSQSRKRAFIWAASPEEILPEWPEPMHVFAAPELKITLSEKSQYAAVRSTAYGAPFRAITVRDTIGDLPDVANGASKTNLEYGNDPISWFQKKIRGDMVVLTDHISKEMNELNLIRCKNIPKRPGADWRDLPDEKVKLSTGQMVDLIPWCLPNTAKRHNQWKGLFGRLDWEGNFPTSITDPQPMGKVGMCFHPEQDRILTVRECARSQGFPDNYQFFGNIQHKHRQIGNAVPPPLAYALGRKLKEALDSKRQK; encoded by the exons ATGGGATCTTCATCAATATTGGATACAACAACAAATGACCCAGTTGATAATactatttcttcttcatcatctg GTATGAGGAAGAACaaaaaagggaaacaaaaaTCTTCAGTGTCTAATGTAAAGAAAGAAGTgccagaaaaaaacacaaaagggaAGAAGAGAAATTCCCTTGATACCAACAAGGAAGAGCCTACTGGTGGCGATGGTTCACTGAAAAGGCCTAAGAGAGCTGCTGCATGCAAAGATTTCAAGGAGAAATCTGTACGATTGCATGAAGAGAAGTCTTGTGTTGTTGAATCAAAGAAAGAACAAGTTGTCGATGAAGAAATTCTAGCTGTTCGTTTGACTCAAGGGCAAGAAGAGGGTCGCCCAAACAGGAGATTGATTGATTTTGTTGTGCATGATGAAAATGGCAACCCACAGCCCTTGGAGATGGTTGAAGTTGATGATATGTTTATCTCTGGCATTATAATGCCTCACGAGGAAAGCCTTGACAAGGAAAAAGAAGTGCATGTTAGGTGTGATGGCTTTGGAAGGATAGAAGCATGGGATATCTCTGGTTATGAAGATGGATCCCCAGTCATTTGGCTGAGTACTGAAGTGGCAGACTATGACTGCATTAAGCCTGCTGGTGGCTACAAGAAGTTCTTTGATCATTTCTTCCAGAAGGCACTTGCTTGTGTCGAAGTCTACAAAAAACTCTCAAGATTCTCTGGAGGAAACCCTGAATTCACCCTTGATGAGTTGCTTGCCGGGGTTGTGCGAGCAATGAGTGGAAATAAGTGTTTCTCTGGTGCAGTATCCATCAAGAATTTCCTCATTTCTCAGGGTGAATTTATTTATCACCAAATAATTGGTTTGGATGAGACTTCCAAAAAGAATGATAAGAAATTTGCAGACTTGCCTGTTCTTGTAGCCTTGAGAGATGAAAGTCGCAATCATGGAAATGTTCTGATAGCAAAAGCAGCAAATTCTGGTGGGAACTTGGTGATTGGTCCAGAATCTGTGGATGGTGCTGTTGTGAATCAGTCTAACCAATCCATTACCACAGCTGAGGAAGACGAGGATGCAAAGTTAGCAAGATTATTGCAGGAAGAAGAGTATTGGCAGTCTAATATGAGGCAGAAGAAAAGTCGTGGTTCAGTTTCTGCATCCAACACAATCTACATCAAAATTAATGAAGATGAGATTGCAAATGACTACCCTCTCCCCGTGTTTTACAAACACTCTAATGAAGAAACCGATGAGTATATAGCTGTTGCAAGTGATGATGTAATTGACCACCCTGATGACCTCCCTAGAAGAATGCTTCATAACTGGTCACTTTATAACTCAGACTCAAGGTTGATTTCTTTGGAGCTTCTTCCAATGAAACCTTGTGAAGACATTGATGTCACCATCTTTGGATCAGGAAGTATGACTGAAGATGACGGAAGCGGAttctgtcttgatgatggtcctgATCAGTCTTCTTCAAGGGGTTTGGAGGCTCAGGATGACATGGGTTTGCCGATATTTTTGAGTGCGATAAAGGAGTGGATGATTGAGTTTGGatcatcaatgatttttatatcacTACGCACGGACATGGCCTG GTATAGACTTGGAAAGCCATCAAAACAATATGCTTCCTGGTATAAGCCAGTCCTAAAAACAGTAAAGCTTGCAAGAAGCATCATTACATTGTTGAAGGAGCAAAGTCGAGTATCACGACTTTCTTTTGCAGATGTAATCCGGAAAGTGTCTGAGTTCAAGAAGGATCATCATGCTTATATTTCTTCTGATCTAGCAGCTGTTGAGAGGTATGTGGTTGTGCATGGACAGATAATACTACAGCTTTTTGCTGAGTTTCCAGATCAGAAGATCAAGAAATGTGCTTTTGTGGTCGGTTTGACTCGTAAGATGGAGGAGAGGCACCATACTAAATGGGTAGTGAACAAAAAAGCAATTGTGCAAAAGTGTCATTCCAATTTGAATCCTCGGGCTGCAATGGATACTGTTGCTTCTGGAGCATCCAAGAGGAAGCTTATGCAGGCAACAACAACAAGACTGATCAACAGAATATGGGGGGAATTTTATTCAAACTATTCTCCAGAGGATTTGAAAGAGGGAAATGATTGTgatgtaaaagaagaagatgaacttGAGGAACAGGATgaaaatgaagatgatgataaagaGGTGGTGGTAGAGAAAACACTAAAACCTTATTCAGTGTTTGAACATTGTAAATCCCATACTTCACAAAAAGAGGTAAGATGGGATGGGAATCCTGTAAGAAAAACATCTTCTGGAGAAGACATTTACAAGCAAGCCATTGTTTGTGGACAGGTCATTGTGGTCGGGGCTGCTGTCTTAGTGGAGGTTGATGAACCAGATGAACTTCCTGCCATTTATTTTGTGGAGTACATGTTTGAAACAAGAAATGGAAGTAAAATGTTTCATGGGAGAATGATGAAGTGGGGATCTGAGACAGTTCTTGGTAACACTGCCAATGATAGAGAGGTTTTCTTAACAAATGAATGCATGAATTATAAACTACAGGATGTTAAGCAAGCAATAATTCTGGAAGTTCGAAAAAGGCCTTGGGGACATCATCACAGGAAAGATAATGCCAATGCTGATAGAATTGATAGGGAAAAGGCagaagagaggaaaaagaaaggattGCCACTAGAATATTACTGTAAAAGCTTGTACTGGCCAGAAAGGGGTGCTTTCTTCACTCTTCCATTTGATACTATGGGTCTTGGCTCTGGTGTCTGCCACTCTTGTAACTTAAAAATATCTGAAGAAGACAAGAATATTTCCAAAGTGAATTCTTCTCAAACAGGATTTTCATACAAGGGAATTGAGTACTCAGTCCATGATTTTGTCTATGTGAGCCCTCATCAATTTGCCGTGGAAAGTGGGGAGACTGAAACTTTTAAGGGTGGAAGGAATGTTGGATTGAAGCCTTATGCTGTGTGCCAGTTATTGGAAGTTGTTCCAATGGAAACAAAACAATCTGAAACAAGATCCACTGAGGTCAAAgttcaaagatttttcagacCAGATGATATTTCACCTGAAAAGGCGTATTGTTCTGATATTCGTGAG ATATATTATAGTGAAGAAACACATCTTTTATCTGTTGAGGTGATTGAAGGGAAATGTGAAGTCAGAAAGAAACTTGATATTCCCACATGCAGTGCTCCTGCAATCTTTGATCATATCTTCTTCTGCGAGCACATGTATGATCCTTCCAATGGGTCCCTCAAGcag CTACCAGCTcatatcaaaacaaagttttcagCTGTGAGTAAAGATGGTGATGTTGCAAGtagaaagagaaagggaaagtcTAAAGAAGGAGAAAATGATACAGAAGATGACAAACAATTGGAAGCATCTCCAGAGTACTGTTTGGCCACTTTGGATATTTTTGCTGGTTGTGGTGGCTTGTCTGAGGGATTGCAGCAAGCTG GTGTCTCAACAACCAAGTGGGCTATTGAATATGAAGAGCCTGCTGGGGAAGCATTTAAACTCAATCATGCAGAATCATTGATGTTTATTAATAATTGCAATGTGATCCTCAG GGCTGTGATGGAGAGGTGTGGAGATGCAGATGACTGTATTTCTACTTCTGAGGCTGCTAAATTGGCTTCATCACTTGATGCGAAGGTGATAGATGGTTTGCCATTGCCAGGGCAGGTGGATTTCATCAATGGAGGGCCTCCATGTCAG GGCTTCTCTGGAATGAATAGGTTTAATCAGAGCACTTGGAGTAAAGTTCAATGTGAGATGATCTTAGCATTCTTATCCTTTGCTGATTACTTCCGCCCAAAGTATTTCCTCTTAGAGAATGTGAGGAACTTTGTATCTTTCAATAAAGGACAGACTTTCCGTTTAACTATTGCTTCTCTTCTTCAGATGGGTTATCAG GTGAGATTTGGAATTTTGGAGGCCGGAGCATATGGAGTTTCTCAGTCACGCAAACGTGCCTTTATATGGGCAGCCTCCCCTGAGGAGATACTGCCAGAATGGCCAGAGCCAATGCATGTTTTTGCTGCCCCAgagttaaaaataacattatctGAGAAGTCACAATATGCTGCTGTTAGGAGCACTGCTTATGGAGCCCCTTTCCGTGCAATAACTGTCAGAGATACAATTGGTGATCTCCCAGATGTGGCGAATGGTGCTTCTAAGACAAATTTGGAG TATGGAAATGATCCTATCTCGTggtttcaaaagaaaattcGAGGCGACATGGTTGTCTTGACTGACCATATATCAAAAGAAATGAATGAGCTGAATCTTATTAGATGCAAGAATATCCCAAAGCGGCCAGGTGCTGATTGGCGTGATCTCCCAGATGAAAAG GTCAAATTGTCTACTGGGCAAATGGTTGATTTGATACCATGGTGCCTTCCAAACACAGCTAAACGACACAATCAGTGGAAGGGGCTATTTGGAAGATTGGATTGGGAAGGGAACTTCCCAACATCAATAACAGATCCCCAGCCAATGGGTAAGGTGGGGATGTGCTTTCACCCTGAGCAGGACAGGATTCTTACTGTTCGTGAATGTGCACGATCTCAA GGATTCCCAGATAACTATCAGTTTTTTGGTAACATTCAACACAAGCATCGGCAAATTGGAAATGCTGTTCCTCCTCCTCTAGCATATGCGTTGGGAAGGAAACTTAAGGAAGCACTGGATAGTAAGAGGCAGAAATAG
- the LOC118039834 gene encoding DNA (cytosine-5)-methyltransferase 1 isoform X1 gives MGSSSILDTTTNDPVDNTISSSSSVGMRKNKKGKQKSSVSNVKKEVPEKNTKGKKRNSLDTNKEEPTGGDGSLKRPKRAAACKDFKEKSVRLHEEKSCVVESKKEQVVDEEILAVRLTQGQEEGRPNRRLIDFVVHDENGNPQPLEMVEVDDMFISGIIMPHEESLDKEKEVHVRCDGFGRIEAWDISGYEDGSPVIWLSTEVADYDCIKPAGGYKKFFDHFFQKALACVEVYKKLSRFSGGNPEFTLDELLAGVVRAMSGNKCFSGAVSIKNFLISQGEFIYHQIIGLDETSKKNDKKFADLPVLVALRDESRNHGNVLIAKAANSGGNLVIGPESVDGAVVNQSNQSITTAEEDEDAKLARLLQEEEYWQSNMRQKKSRGSVSASNTIYIKINEDEIANDYPLPVFYKHSNEETDEYIAVASDDVIDHPDDLPRRMLHNWSLYNSDSRLISLELLPMKPCEDIDVTIFGSGSMTEDDGSGFCLDDGPDQSSSRGLEAQDDMGLPIFLSAIKEWMIEFGSSMIFISLRTDMAWYRLGKPSKQYASWYKPVLKTVKLARSIITLLKEQSRVSRLSFADVIRKVSEFKKDHHAYISSDLAAVERYVVVHGQIILQLFAEFPDQKIKKCAFVVGLTRKMEERHHTKWVVNKKAIVQKCHSNLNPRAAMDTVASGASKRKLMQATTTRLINRIWGEFYSNYSPEDLKEGNDCDVKEEDELEEQDENEDDDKEVVVEKTLKPYSVFEHCKSHTSQKEVRWDGNPVRKTSSGEDIYKQAIVCGQVIVVGAAVLVEVDEPDELPAIYFVEYMFETRNGSKMFHGRMMKWGSETVLGNTANDREVFLTNECMNYKLQDVKQAIILEVRKRPWGHHHRKDNANADRIDREKAEERKKKGLPLEYYCKSLYWPERGAFFTLPFDTMGLGSGVCHSCNLKISEEDKNISKVNSSQTGFSYKGIEYSVHDFVYVSPHQFAVESGETETFKGGRNVGLKPYAVCQLLEVVPMETKQSETRSTEVKVQRFFRPDDISPEKAYCSDIREIYYSEETHLLSVEVIEGKCEVRKKLDIPTCSAPAIFDHIFFCEHMYDPSNGSLKQLPAHIKTKFSAVSKDGDVASRKRKGKSKEGENDTEDDKQLEASPEYCLATLDIFAGCGGLSEGLQQAGVSTTKWAIEYEEPAGEAFKLNHAESLMFINNCNVILRAVMERCGDADDCISTSEAAKLASSLDAKVIDGLPLPGQVDFINGGPPCQGFSGMNRFNQSTWSKVQCEMILAFLSFADYFRPKYFLLENVRNFVSFNKGQTFRLTIASLLQMGYQVRFGILEAGAYGVSQSRKRAFIWAASPEEILPEWPEPMHVFAAPELKITLSEKSQYAAVRSTAYGAPFRAITVRDTIGDLPDVANGASKTNLEYGNDPISWFQKKIRGDMVVLTDHISKEMNELNLIRCKNIPKRPGADWRDLPDEKVKLSTGQMVDLIPWCLPNTAKRHNQWKGLFGRLDWEGNFPTSITDPQPMGKVGMCFHPEQDRILTVRECARSQGFPDNYQFFGNIQHKHRQIGNAVPPPLAYALGRKLKEALDSKRQK, from the exons ATGGGATCTTCATCAATATTGGATACAACAACAAATGACCCAGTTGATAATactatttcttcttcatcatctg TAGGTATGAGGAAGAACaaaaaagggaaacaaaaaTCTTCAGTGTCTAATGTAAAGAAAGAAGTgccagaaaaaaacacaaaagggaAGAAGAGAAATTCCCTTGATACCAACAAGGAAGAGCCTACTGGTGGCGATGGTTCACTGAAAAGGCCTAAGAGAGCTGCTGCATGCAAAGATTTCAAGGAGAAATCTGTACGATTGCATGAAGAGAAGTCTTGTGTTGTTGAATCAAAGAAAGAACAAGTTGTCGATGAAGAAATTCTAGCTGTTCGTTTGACTCAAGGGCAAGAAGAGGGTCGCCCAAACAGGAGATTGATTGATTTTGTTGTGCATGATGAAAATGGCAACCCACAGCCCTTGGAGATGGTTGAAGTTGATGATATGTTTATCTCTGGCATTATAATGCCTCACGAGGAAAGCCTTGACAAGGAAAAAGAAGTGCATGTTAGGTGTGATGGCTTTGGAAGGATAGAAGCATGGGATATCTCTGGTTATGAAGATGGATCCCCAGTCATTTGGCTGAGTACTGAAGTGGCAGACTATGACTGCATTAAGCCTGCTGGTGGCTACAAGAAGTTCTTTGATCATTTCTTCCAGAAGGCACTTGCTTGTGTCGAAGTCTACAAAAAACTCTCAAGATTCTCTGGAGGAAACCCTGAATTCACCCTTGATGAGTTGCTTGCCGGGGTTGTGCGAGCAATGAGTGGAAATAAGTGTTTCTCTGGTGCAGTATCCATCAAGAATTTCCTCATTTCTCAGGGTGAATTTATTTATCACCAAATAATTGGTTTGGATGAGACTTCCAAAAAGAATGATAAGAAATTTGCAGACTTGCCTGTTCTTGTAGCCTTGAGAGATGAAAGTCGCAATCATGGAAATGTTCTGATAGCAAAAGCAGCAAATTCTGGTGGGAACTTGGTGATTGGTCCAGAATCTGTGGATGGTGCTGTTGTGAATCAGTCTAACCAATCCATTACCACAGCTGAGGAAGACGAGGATGCAAAGTTAGCAAGATTATTGCAGGAAGAAGAGTATTGGCAGTCTAATATGAGGCAGAAGAAAAGTCGTGGTTCAGTTTCTGCATCCAACACAATCTACATCAAAATTAATGAAGATGAGATTGCAAATGACTACCCTCTCCCCGTGTTTTACAAACACTCTAATGAAGAAACCGATGAGTATATAGCTGTTGCAAGTGATGATGTAATTGACCACCCTGATGACCTCCCTAGAAGAATGCTTCATAACTGGTCACTTTATAACTCAGACTCAAGGTTGATTTCTTTGGAGCTTCTTCCAATGAAACCTTGTGAAGACATTGATGTCACCATCTTTGGATCAGGAAGTATGACTGAAGATGACGGAAGCGGAttctgtcttgatgatggtcctgATCAGTCTTCTTCAAGGGGTTTGGAGGCTCAGGATGACATGGGTTTGCCGATATTTTTGAGTGCGATAAAGGAGTGGATGATTGAGTTTGGatcatcaatgatttttatatcacTACGCACGGACATGGCCTG GTATAGACTTGGAAAGCCATCAAAACAATATGCTTCCTGGTATAAGCCAGTCCTAAAAACAGTAAAGCTTGCAAGAAGCATCATTACATTGTTGAAGGAGCAAAGTCGAGTATCACGACTTTCTTTTGCAGATGTAATCCGGAAAGTGTCTGAGTTCAAGAAGGATCATCATGCTTATATTTCTTCTGATCTAGCAGCTGTTGAGAGGTATGTGGTTGTGCATGGACAGATAATACTACAGCTTTTTGCTGAGTTTCCAGATCAGAAGATCAAGAAATGTGCTTTTGTGGTCGGTTTGACTCGTAAGATGGAGGAGAGGCACCATACTAAATGGGTAGTGAACAAAAAAGCAATTGTGCAAAAGTGTCATTCCAATTTGAATCCTCGGGCTGCAATGGATACTGTTGCTTCTGGAGCATCCAAGAGGAAGCTTATGCAGGCAACAACAACAAGACTGATCAACAGAATATGGGGGGAATTTTATTCAAACTATTCTCCAGAGGATTTGAAAGAGGGAAATGATTGTgatgtaaaagaagaagatgaacttGAGGAACAGGATgaaaatgaagatgatgataaagaGGTGGTGGTAGAGAAAACACTAAAACCTTATTCAGTGTTTGAACATTGTAAATCCCATACTTCACAAAAAGAGGTAAGATGGGATGGGAATCCTGTAAGAAAAACATCTTCTGGAGAAGACATTTACAAGCAAGCCATTGTTTGTGGACAGGTCATTGTGGTCGGGGCTGCTGTCTTAGTGGAGGTTGATGAACCAGATGAACTTCCTGCCATTTATTTTGTGGAGTACATGTTTGAAACAAGAAATGGAAGTAAAATGTTTCATGGGAGAATGATGAAGTGGGGATCTGAGACAGTTCTTGGTAACACTGCCAATGATAGAGAGGTTTTCTTAACAAATGAATGCATGAATTATAAACTACAGGATGTTAAGCAAGCAATAATTCTGGAAGTTCGAAAAAGGCCTTGGGGACATCATCACAGGAAAGATAATGCCAATGCTGATAGAATTGATAGGGAAAAGGCagaagagaggaaaaagaaaggattGCCACTAGAATATTACTGTAAAAGCTTGTACTGGCCAGAAAGGGGTGCTTTCTTCACTCTTCCATTTGATACTATGGGTCTTGGCTCTGGTGTCTGCCACTCTTGTAACTTAAAAATATCTGAAGAAGACAAGAATATTTCCAAAGTGAATTCTTCTCAAACAGGATTTTCATACAAGGGAATTGAGTACTCAGTCCATGATTTTGTCTATGTGAGCCCTCATCAATTTGCCGTGGAAAGTGGGGAGACTGAAACTTTTAAGGGTGGAAGGAATGTTGGATTGAAGCCTTATGCTGTGTGCCAGTTATTGGAAGTTGTTCCAATGGAAACAAAACAATCTGAAACAAGATCCACTGAGGTCAAAgttcaaagatttttcagacCAGATGATATTTCACCTGAAAAGGCGTATTGTTCTGATATTCGTGAG ATATATTATAGTGAAGAAACACATCTTTTATCTGTTGAGGTGATTGAAGGGAAATGTGAAGTCAGAAAGAAACTTGATATTCCCACATGCAGTGCTCCTGCAATCTTTGATCATATCTTCTTCTGCGAGCACATGTATGATCCTTCCAATGGGTCCCTCAAGcag CTACCAGCTcatatcaaaacaaagttttcagCTGTGAGTAAAGATGGTGATGTTGCAAGtagaaagagaaagggaaagtcTAAAGAAGGAGAAAATGATACAGAAGATGACAAACAATTGGAAGCATCTCCAGAGTACTGTTTGGCCACTTTGGATATTTTTGCTGGTTGTGGTGGCTTGTCTGAGGGATTGCAGCAAGCTG GTGTCTCAACAACCAAGTGGGCTATTGAATATGAAGAGCCTGCTGGGGAAGCATTTAAACTCAATCATGCAGAATCATTGATGTTTATTAATAATTGCAATGTGATCCTCAG GGCTGTGATGGAGAGGTGTGGAGATGCAGATGACTGTATTTCTACTTCTGAGGCTGCTAAATTGGCTTCATCACTTGATGCGAAGGTGATAGATGGTTTGCCATTGCCAGGGCAGGTGGATTTCATCAATGGAGGGCCTCCATGTCAG GGCTTCTCTGGAATGAATAGGTTTAATCAGAGCACTTGGAGTAAAGTTCAATGTGAGATGATCTTAGCATTCTTATCCTTTGCTGATTACTTCCGCCCAAAGTATTTCCTCTTAGAGAATGTGAGGAACTTTGTATCTTTCAATAAAGGACAGACTTTCCGTTTAACTATTGCTTCTCTTCTTCAGATGGGTTATCAG GTGAGATTTGGAATTTTGGAGGCCGGAGCATATGGAGTTTCTCAGTCACGCAAACGTGCCTTTATATGGGCAGCCTCCCCTGAGGAGATACTGCCAGAATGGCCAGAGCCAATGCATGTTTTTGCTGCCCCAgagttaaaaataacattatctGAGAAGTCACAATATGCTGCTGTTAGGAGCACTGCTTATGGAGCCCCTTTCCGTGCAATAACTGTCAGAGATACAATTGGTGATCTCCCAGATGTGGCGAATGGTGCTTCTAAGACAAATTTGGAG TATGGAAATGATCCTATCTCGTggtttcaaaagaaaattcGAGGCGACATGGTTGTCTTGACTGACCATATATCAAAAGAAATGAATGAGCTGAATCTTATTAGATGCAAGAATATCCCAAAGCGGCCAGGTGCTGATTGGCGTGATCTCCCAGATGAAAAG GTCAAATTGTCTACTGGGCAAATGGTTGATTTGATACCATGGTGCCTTCCAAACACAGCTAAACGACACAATCAGTGGAAGGGGCTATTTGGAAGATTGGATTGGGAAGGGAACTTCCCAACATCAATAACAGATCCCCAGCCAATGGGTAAGGTGGGGATGTGCTTTCACCCTGAGCAGGACAGGATTCTTACTGTTCGTGAATGTGCACGATCTCAA GGATTCCCAGATAACTATCAGTTTTTTGGTAACATTCAACACAAGCATCGGCAAATTGGAAATGCTGTTCCTCCTCCTCTAGCATATGCGTTGGGAAGGAAACTTAAGGAAGCACTGGATAGTAAGAGGCAGAAATAG